From a region of the Phaseolus vulgaris cultivar G19833 chromosome 6, P. vulgaris v2.0, whole genome shotgun sequence genome:
- the LOC137831810 gene encoding probable aldo-keto reductase 1: MAEEMSVEIPRVKLRSQGFEVSKLGLGCMNLSGGYIDGIPDDEGISLIKYAFAHGITFFDTADIYGANANEVLIGKALKQLPREKVQLATKFGIAGINFPHTQVKGTPEYVRSSCEASLKRLDVEYIDLYYQHRVDQTVPIEETVGELKKLVEEGKVRYIGLSEASSDTIRRAHAVHPITALQIEWSLWTRDIEEEIVPLCRELGIGIVPYSPLGRGFFGGKGVLETMPVNKALIEYHPRFKSENMGKNKLIYDRIESLAKKHHCTPPQLALAWVLHQGNDVVPIPGTTKIKNLDQNIGALSLKFTESDLREISEAVPIEDVAGSRYFFENDKDSWKFADTPPIDPRVST, encoded by the exons ATGGCAGAAGAGATGAGTGTGGAGATTCCTAGAGTCAAACTTCGAAGCCAAGGTTTTGAG GTTTCAAAGTTGGGGTTGGGTTGTATGAACCTTAGTGGAGGCTACATTGATGGTATTCCTGATGATGAAGGCATATCTCTTATTAAGTACGCATTCGCTCACGGAATTACTTTCTTTGACACTGCTGATATTTATGGGGCCAACGCTAACGAAGTTTTGATCGGAAAA GCTTTAAAGCAGTTACCAAGAGAAAAAGTCCAACTAGCCACAAAATTTGGCATTGCAGGAATCAATTTTCCTCATACGCAAGTCAAAGGTACACCAGAGTACGTGCGATCGTCTTGTGAAGCTAGCTTGAAACGTCTTGATGTTGAGTACATTGACCTCTATTATCAGCACAGAGTTGACCAAACAGTACCTATAGAAGAAACA GTAGGTGAGCTAAAAAAGTTGGTGGAAGAGGGAAAAGTGAGGTATATAGGGTTATCTGAAGCGAGTTCGGATACTATAAGAAGAGCACATGCTGTCCATCCCATCACAGCTTTGCAAATAGAGTGGTCCCTATGGACCCGTGACATTGAGGAGGAGATAGTTCCTCTCTGTAG GGAGCTTGGCATTGGAATTGTACCATACAGCCCTCTGGGCCGAGGCTTTTTTGGTGGCAAAGGAGTTCTGGAAACCATGCCTGTAAATAAGGCCCTG ATTGAATACCATCCTCGCTTCAAATCAGAGAACATGGGAAAGAACAAGTTAATATACGACCGAATAGAAAGCCTTGCAAAGAAACACCACTGCACTCCTCCCCAATTGGCATTAGCTTGGGTACTCCACCAAGGAAACGATGTGGTTCCTATTCCTG GAACAACCAAGATTAAGAACCTTGATCAAAACATCGGTGCATTATCACTGAAATTTACAGAAAGTGACTTGAGAGAAATTTCTGAGGCTGTTCCCATAGAAGATGTAGCAGGGTCTCGATACTTCTTTGAGAATGACAAAGATTCTTGGAAATTTGCCGACACACCTCCAATAGATCCGAGGGTCTCAACTTAA
- the LOC137831811 gene encoding myosin-binding protein 1-like — translation MVAAAGISSSECRKLSPSVTMALASAFLEWLLIFFLFIDAAFSYLITKLAGYCKLQTPCLFCSRLDHVLGKERDGYYWDLICSGHKTEISSLVLCRAHDKLVNVQGMCESCLFSFATVNKSNAETYRLLVGKLGEGSVSRFDQDPLLGGNESARFCSCCNEQWALKSCDRRLVITKSIGSGGAEFDVSNVVGNNFHMKRRAKSFVSTRGVRLRSKQADPLPHVGYTELKVTSDTESEQELSLSDDGGTSVPVRGTCDTKKDIEFSCEHMEPPILDLNEDLDSEKLGIFSSGLQPSLSEAGMQLENTDAHGSKSTEATLDSRNGLAEFDSQQQVERNAVCPSTIEPISCNEVPALSNKIGVPVEHSKKNYDLTTDEVGLKSKQRITTDYEETIESVDKPKTSEAGLESTPFSNDIGHQNPNLLDLGDAYKLAVSNRGRPGMLVEHWLGKDCTRISEDLKILLSQFSATRGTDLYVNDIISPRLSMNSDEVKSSDVSNAAGMQILQRMISLERNESGLSLDGSIVSEIEGESAVDRLKRQVDHDRKLMNALYKELEEERNASAVAANQALAMITRLQEEKATLHMEALQYLRMMDEQSEYETEALQKANDLLVEKEKEIVELEAKLEVEINSEMKVKDIGLDHCIEKDEIILGKSVTENTDISDKAEVLPISLEKQNIQSVKNSPLEFQDERLYISQRLENLEKQVYLFLNIHQSRDNWINSENDENECLENLEKLDNNILMQESVSSLQLNSDDKGDHSSSKEPIVCKKNSELGFNGHSSPVLFGNNDLSSTRSLASDFIGRLQVLESDLSFLKHSINLSSTGEEGLKLLREVADHLQQLRQIGIRELDEPVA, via the exons ATGGTGGCTGCCGCCGGAATCTCGTCTTCTGAGTGCCGCAAGCTCTCCCCGAGTGTTACCATGGCCTTGGCTTCGGCTTTTCTTGAATGGTTGCTGATCTTTTTCCTGTTTATTGATGCTGCTTTTTCTTATTTGATTACAAAGCTTGCTGGTTACTGCAAATTGCAAACACCGTGTTTGTTCTGCTCAAGGCTTGATCACGTGTTAGGCAAGGAGAGAGATGGATATTATTGGGACTTGATTTGCAGTGGTCATAAGACGGAGATTTCTTCTTTGGTTCTTTGTCGTGCACATGATAAGCTTGTGAATGTTCAAGGAATGTGTGAAAGCTGCCTTTTTTCTTTTGCTACTGTCAACAAATCTAATGCTGAAACCTACAGGTTATTGGTGGGTAAATTAGGAGAGGGATCCGTGTCCAGATTTGATCAGGATCCATTACTTGGTGGAAATGAGAGTGCGAGATTCTGTTCTTGTTGTAATGAGCAATGGGCTTTAAAAAGTTGTGATCGAAGGTTGGTGATTACCAAATCAATTGGGTCTGGCGGTGCTGAGTTTGATGTATCAAATGTTGTTGGAAACAATTTTCACATGAAAAGAAGAGCAAAGTCATTTGTATCCACCAGAGGTGTTCGCCTTAGAAGTAAACAGGCAGATCCTTTACCTCATGTCGGTTACACTGAGCTAAAGGTTACTTCTGATACCGAGTCTGAACAGGAACTTTCCTTATCTGATGATGGTGGTACAAGCGTACCTGTTAGGGGTACATGTGACACCAAGAAAGATATAGAATTTTCATGTGAACATATGGAGCCTCCCATCCTTGATTTAAATGAGGATTTGGATTCAGAGAAACTCGGGATTTTCTCTTCTGGACTTCAACCATCATTATCTGAGGCAGGAATGCAATTAGAAAATACAGATGCTCATGGCAGTAAATCTACAGAAGCAACACTGGACAGTAGGAATGGTTTGGCCGAATTCGATTCTCAGCAGCAGGTTGAGAGAAATGCTGTCTGTCCTTCCACAATTGAGCCTATTTCCTGTAATGAAGTCCCTgcattatcaaataaaataggAGTTCCTGTTGAACATTCAAAGAAAAACT ATGATTTGACAACTGATGAAGTGGGGTTAAAGTCTAAGCAAAGAATAACCACGGACTATGAGGAAACAATTGAGTCAGTTGATAAGCCAAAAACATCGGAAGCAGGTTTAGAATCAACCCCCTTTTCTAATGATATTGGTCATCAAAACCCCAATTTACTTGATCTTGGTGATGCCTATAAGCTAGCTGTCAGTAACAGAGGAAGACCTGGCATGCTTGTAGAACATTGGCTTGGAAAGGATTGTACAAGAATCAGTGAAGATTTGAAGATTTTGCTGTCACAATTTTCAGCAACTCGAGGGACCGATCTATATGTTAATGACATCATTAGTCCAAGATTGTCTATGAACAGTGATGAAGTGAAGAGTTCTGATGTTTCTAACGCTGCTGGAATGCAGATACTTCAAAGGATGATTTCACTTGAGCGAAATGAATCTGGTCTATCTCTGGATGGAAGCATTGTCAGTGAAATTGAAGGTGAAAGTGCAGTTGACAGGCTAAAGAGACAAGTTGATCATGATAGGAAACTTATGAATGCTCTATATAAAGAGctggaagaagaaagaaatgcTTCTGCAGTTGCTGCAAATCAAGCATTAGCTATGATAACAAGGCTGCAGGAAGAAAAGGCAACGTTACACATGGAAGCCTTGCAGTACTTAAGAATGATGGATGAGCAGTCAGAGTATGAAACCGAAGCTTTGCAGAAAGCTAATGACCTTCTGGTTGAGAAGGAGAAAGAGATCGTAGAGTTGGAAGCAAAGCTTGAGGTGGAGATAAACTCTGAAATGAAGGTGAAAGATATTGGATTGGATCATTGCATTGAAAAGGATGAAATTATCCTTGGAAAGTCAGTTACTGAAAATACTGATATATCTGACAAAGCTGAAGTTCTACCCATATCTCTGGAGAAACAGAATATTCAATCTGTAAAAAATTCACCATTGGAGTTTCAAGATGAAAGGTTATATATTTCCCAACGTTTGGAGAACTTGGAGAAGCAAGTTTACTTATTCCTGAATATTCATCAATCTAGGGACAATTGGATAAATTCTGAAAATGATGAAAATGAATGCCTGGAAAACTTAGAGAAGTTGGATAATAATATTCTAATGCAAGAATCTGTTTCTTCACTTCAATTAAATTCAGATGACAAGGGTGATCATTCCTCATCCAAGGAACCAATAGTTTGCAAGAAAAATAGTGAACTTGGGTTCAATGGACATAGCTCTCCTGTGCTCTTTGGGAATAATGATTTATCTTCTACACGAAGTTTGGCTTCCGATTTTATTGGAAGGTTGCAAGTTCTTGAGTCGGATTTGAGTTTCCTTAAGCATAGTATCAACTTGTCGAGCACTGGAGAAGAAGGACTTAAATTATTGCGGGAAGTAGCTGATCACCTACAACAATTACGTCAGATTGGAATAAGAGAATTAGATGAACCTGTTGCTTGA